A single genomic interval of Candidatus Binatus sp. harbors:
- a CDS encoding efflux RND transporter periplasmic adaptor subunit, with protein MNHTIASLMLALLLAVASPAMAGAATDKLPAKGTISLGQGSKAQADLKFAEIKRKRLSNLIAATAMIEPDARKIAHVTPRIRARVLKLIAEPGQEVKPGDPLAVLSSIELGQAKAEYLKSRVLEQIAGQHLAREERLFKDKIASAKDVLEARANHEIALAQYKSTREALRLLISPKELAGLAWPENGPPLSDFTLTAPIAGTVTKRNLTIGAFVSGDESVMTIIDLRNVWVLVNVFEHDLSTLQIGEPAEITVGAYPDERFNGVVSYIGDTVERSTRTVQARIDVPNPERRLKPGMFANAQITTTARASREVLTAPASAVYEINGQKSVFVEVSAASFAVRPVTLGSAGHSDVEIVSGVREGERVVSEGGLALKAMFVNREMR; from the coding sequence ATGAATCACACGATCGCAAGTCTGATGCTCGCGCTGCTGCTCGCGGTCGCGTCTCCGGCGATGGCCGGTGCGGCGACGGACAAGTTGCCCGCCAAGGGAACGATCTCGCTGGGCCAGGGCTCGAAGGCGCAGGCGGATCTGAAGTTCGCCGAGATCAAGCGCAAAAGGTTGTCGAATCTGATTGCCGCGACCGCGATGATCGAGCCCGACGCGCGCAAAATCGCGCACGTGACGCCGCGGATTCGAGCGCGCGTGCTGAAGCTGATCGCCGAGCCGGGACAGGAGGTCAAGCCGGGCGATCCGCTGGCGGTGCTGAGCAGTATCGAACTCGGGCAGGCCAAGGCGGAGTATCTGAAATCGCGGGTGCTCGAACAGATCGCCGGGCAGCATCTCGCGCGCGAGGAGCGTCTCTTCAAGGACAAGATCGCCTCCGCCAAGGACGTGCTCGAGGCGCGCGCCAATCACGAGATCGCGCTGGCGCAATACAAGAGCACGCGCGAAGCGCTGCGCCTGTTAATCTCACCCAAGGAACTCGCGGGTCTCGCCTGGCCCGAAAATGGCCCGCCGCTCTCCGATTTCACCCTGACCGCGCCGATCGCCGGCACCGTTACCAAGCGCAATCTCACAATCGGCGCGTTTGTCTCGGGCGATGAAAGCGTGATGACGATTATCGATCTGCGCAACGTCTGGGTGCTGGTCAACGTGTTCGAGCACGACCTATCGACCTTGCAGATCGGCGAGCCCGCCGAAATAACCGTCGGCGCGTATCCCGACGAGCGCTTCAACGGAGTCGTGTCCTACATCGGCGATACCGTCGAGCGCTCGACGCGCACCGTGCAGGCGCGAATCGACGTGCCGAATCCCGAGCGGCGGCTCAAGCCCGGGATGTTCGCCAATGCGCAGATCACCACCACCGCGCGCGCATCGCGCGAAGTGCTGACGGCGCCGGCCTCCGCGGTCTATGAAATCAACGGCCAGAAGTCGGTGTTCGTCGAAGTCTCCGCCGCCAGCTTCGCAGTGAGACCGGTGACGCTGGGTTCGGCCGGCCATTCCGACGTCGAAATAGTGTCCGGCGTGAGAGAGGGCGAGCGCGTAGTCTCGGAAGGCGGCCTCGCGCTCAAGGCAATGTTCGTCAATCGTGAGATGCGCTGA
- a CDS encoding efflux RND transporter permease subunit — MANRLFEAALQNRLLTIILVLVIVGLGARALVSLPIDAVPDVTPNVVQVVTDAQGLGPAEVEKFITFPVEIAMRGMPGITEIRSLSRFGLSSVWIYFEEKYDIYFARRLVMERLPAARELIPKGYGSPEMTPVSTALGEIYQFEVVDPNRSLMDLRSILNWQIAPRLKAVPGVVEVNSFGGELRTFELQLDPSSLVAYGLSLSDVFRALEKNNASAGGGYIVRSGEQEVIRGTGLIQNLADVGNIVVGNRTGVPIYAKNLGKVAFAPRIRQGAVTHDGKGETVVGVVMMLIGENSRTVVERVKAKIKEIQPTLPEGVKIEPFYDRADLIKRTIETVSHNLVEGAILVVVVLFLFLGDIRASLIVASVIPLSMLVAFMGMKWSGVSGNLMSLGAIDFGLIVDGSVVMIENIFRRLATSDPRGHSMSHRIFEAGREVLRPIVFAIGIIIIVYLPILTFENVEGKMFRPMALTVIFALCGSLLCALTFVPVMASLLLKKVPAHEPYIARMFDRWHANAAGWIGPRPQIALGASLVLLIVGFAWGPFLGSEFIPTLNEGTINVDVLRVPSISLGAAAKDATRAEKALLELPEVTRVVSRIGRPELATDTAGPDESDVYVFLKPPEEWRMTGREALIKELERKLKERVPETRYSFSQPIENRVNDMIAGIKADVALHVYGDDFGKMLGFGKKLLKILSEIPGSADGKVAPREGLPSLNIEINRAEVARYGINVSDVLDAVETIGGKIVGQVVEGDARYLLQVRFAKASRENLEQLDDIMVAAPDGKLIPLAQLARFTVEEGPVSIWRENLTRRVTVAVNVRGTDLGSFVAKAKAAVGEQAELPRGWWLEWGGQYENLQRASKRLMLLVPVSLLLIVILLYNTFNSMRTALLIFGNVLLGACGGIIALGLRGLTFSITAGVGFITLFGVSVLNGVVLVSEINRLREMGTPVDEAIAQASRERLRPILMASMVALFGFIPMAISRGAGAEVQSPLATVVIGGLITSTPFTLYVLPLIYRWLIPDTGDGTVQVKVPEAAAAD; from the coding sequence ATGGCCAATCGACTATTCGAAGCGGCGCTGCAGAACCGCCTGCTCACGATCATCCTGGTGCTCGTGATCGTTGGCCTGGGCGCGCGCGCGCTGGTTTCGCTGCCGATCGACGCGGTGCCCGACGTCACGCCCAACGTGGTGCAGGTGGTGACCGACGCGCAGGGACTCGGGCCCGCGGAAGTCGAGAAGTTCATCACGTTTCCGGTCGAGATCGCGATGCGCGGGATGCCCGGTATCACGGAAATCCGCTCACTCTCGCGCTTCGGACTGTCTTCGGTGTGGATTTACTTCGAAGAGAAGTACGACATCTACTTTGCCCGGCGCCTCGTGATGGAACGACTGCCGGCGGCGCGCGAACTGATTCCGAAGGGCTACGGCTCACCTGAGATGACGCCGGTATCGACCGCGCTCGGCGAGATTTACCAGTTCGAGGTGGTCGATCCGAATCGCAGCCTGATGGATCTTCGATCGATTCTGAACTGGCAAATTGCGCCGCGCCTGAAAGCGGTTCCAGGCGTCGTTGAAGTCAACAGCTTTGGCGGCGAACTCCGGACCTTCGAACTGCAACTCGACCCAAGTTCGCTGGTGGCTTACGGCCTGAGCTTGAGCGACGTCTTCCGCGCGCTCGAGAAAAACAATGCCAGCGCCGGCGGCGGCTATATCGTGCGCAGCGGCGAGCAGGAAGTGATCCGCGGCACCGGCCTGATCCAGAACCTGGCCGACGTCGGTAATATCGTGGTCGGCAATCGCACCGGCGTGCCGATCTACGCCAAAAATCTCGGCAAGGTCGCGTTCGCACCGCGTATCCGACAGGGCGCAGTCACGCATGACGGCAAGGGCGAAACAGTGGTCGGCGTGGTCATGATGCTGATCGGCGAGAACTCGCGCACCGTGGTCGAGCGGGTCAAGGCCAAAATCAAGGAGATCCAGCCGACGCTGCCCGAAGGCGTCAAGATCGAGCCGTTTTACGATCGGGCCGATCTGATCAAACGAACGATTGAGACCGTCAGCCATAATCTGGTCGAGGGCGCGATCCTGGTGGTCGTCGTCCTGTTTCTGTTCCTCGGCGACATCCGCGCCAGCCTGATCGTTGCGTCGGTGATTCCGCTCTCGATGCTGGTGGCGTTCATGGGCATGAAGTGGAGCGGCGTGTCGGGCAATCTGATGAGCCTCGGCGCGATCGATTTCGGACTAATCGTGGACGGCTCGGTCGTCATGATCGAGAACATTTTCCGCCGCCTTGCCACGTCCGATCCGCGCGGACATTCGATGAGCCATCGCATCTTCGAGGCGGGCCGCGAGGTACTGCGCCCGATCGTATTTGCAATCGGGATCATCATCATCGTGTACCTGCCGATCCTGACGTTCGAGAACGTCGAAGGAAAAATGTTTCGTCCGATGGCGCTGACCGTGATCTTCGCGCTCTGCGGCTCGCTGTTATGCGCGCTCACGTTCGTGCCGGTGATGGCGTCGCTACTCCTCAAAAAAGTTCCGGCTCACGAGCCGTATATCGCACGAATGTTCGATCGATGGCATGCGAACGCCGCCGGATGGATCGGGCCGCGGCCGCAGATCGCGCTCGGCGCGTCGCTGGTCCTGCTGATTGTCGGCTTCGCATGGGGACCGTTTCTCGGCAGCGAGTTCATCCCGACTCTCAACGAAGGAACGATTAACGTCGACGTGCTGCGGGTGCCCAGTATCTCTCTCGGCGCTGCCGCCAAAGACGCGACGCGCGCTGAAAAAGCCTTGCTGGAATTGCCCGAGGTGACCCGCGTGGTATCACGAATCGGCCGGCCCGAACTCGCCACCGACACCGCGGGACCCGACGAGAGCGACGTTTACGTCTTCCTCAAGCCGCCGGAAGAGTGGCGGATGACCGGCCGCGAAGCGTTGATCAAGGAGCTCGAGCGCAAGCTCAAGGAGCGCGTGCCCGAAACCCGCTACTCTTTTTCGCAGCCGATCGAGAACCGTGTAAATGACATGATCGCCGGTATCAAGGCGGACGTCGCCCTTCATGTCTATGGCGATGATTTCGGCAAGATGCTCGGCTTCGGCAAGAAGCTGCTCAAGATTCTGAGCGAGATTCCTGGATCCGCCGACGGCAAAGTGGCGCCGCGCGAGGGCTTGCCGTCGCTCAATATCGAGATCAATCGCGCCGAAGTCGCCCGCTACGGTATCAACGTCTCCGACGTGCTCGACGCGGTCGAAACGATCGGCGGCAAAATCGTTGGCCAGGTGGTCGAAGGCGACGCGCGTTACCTGTTGCAGGTTCGCTTCGCGAAAGCCTCGCGCGAGAACCTCGAGCAGCTCGACGACATCATGGTGGCCGCGCCCGACGGCAAGCTGATCCCGCTCGCGCAACTGGCGCGCTTCACCGTCGAGGAAGGGCCCGTCTCGATCTGGCGGGAGAACCTGACTCGCCGGGTTACGGTCGCGGTCAATGTGCGCGGCACCGATCTCGGCAGCTTCGTCGCCAAAGCCAAAGCGGCCGTCGGCGAGCAGGCCGAACTGCCCCGCGGATGGTGGCTCGAGTGGGGTGGCCAGTATGAAAATCTCCAGCGCGCATCGAAACGCCTGATGCTGCTGGTGCCGGTGTCGCTGCTGCTGATCGTGATCCTGCTCTACAACACGTTCAACTCGATGCGCACGGCGCTGCTGATCTTCGGCAACGTGCTGCTCGGCGCGTGCGGCGGAATAATCGCGCTCGGGCTGCGCGGCCTGACGTTCTCGATCACCGCCGGCGTGGGATTTATCACCCTGTTCGGCGTGTCGGTCTTAAACGGCGTCGTGCTGGTCTCGGAAATCAATCGGCTGCGCGAGATGGGCACGCCGGTCGATGAAGCAATCGCGCAGGCTTCGCGCGAACGGCTGCGCCCGATCCTGATGGCCTCGATGGTCGCGCTGTTCGGCTTCATCCCGATGGCGATCTCTCGCGGCGCGGGCGCGGAAGTGCAGAGTCCGCTCGCCACCGTCGTGATCGGCGGGCTTATCACCTCGACGCCGTTCACGCTCTACGTCCTGCCGCTGATTTATCGATGGCTGATACCGGACACTGGCGATGGCACTGTGCAAGTCAAAGTGCCGGAAGCCGCCGCCGCCGATTGA
- a CDS encoding TolC family protein: protein MKTASRSLYAAIVLIALLLNIPVSHAAQEITLEDAISIARAHNPDLAAAAQEINVARGELEQANYLSQSDFESDNAANYRARSNRSNTQDWRVGMRQEFEVFGQRSLRQKSRTVRLQQSAAEFEDGFRLLIATVRLTFLDALRARQLVRLLTEVEALDARLLEAARIRLSAGEIGQIDHNLAVVRYGQSQRALIQGQEIYRLQRSSLGRLLGGYAGPEPDPTGDFNPPKLAIDLETLVANAKSRRPDLRARQLEVARLNAEYALNQRMNLPNPSFGVFLGHELNTERFVGGTLGLSIPLFNRRTGEATVIEARRRQASARERAKYLDIEREVRDAYYGYLAAYRQLQIYQHDVVVPARESFNLLERAFKEGKIDLLRLSVAERLTFEARTAYLDAGFGVWSSQIALELATGAPL, encoded by the coding sequence TTGAAAACTGCTAGCCGATCACTTTACGCCGCGATCGTATTGATCGCGTTGCTTCTGAATATCCCTGTCTCGCACGCGGCCCAGGAAATTACCCTCGAGGACGCCATCTCGATCGCGCGGGCGCATAACCCCGATCTCGCCGCCGCGGCGCAGGAGATCAACGTCGCGCGGGGCGAACTCGAACAGGCCAACTATCTTAGCCAGTCCGATTTTGAGAGTGACAATGCGGCCAACTATCGCGCGCGCTCGAACCGCTCGAACACGCAGGATTGGCGCGTCGGCATGAGGCAGGAGTTCGAGGTTTTTGGTCAGCGCTCGCTTCGCCAAAAGTCCCGCACCGTCCGGCTCCAACAATCGGCCGCCGAATTTGAGGACGGATTCCGGCTGCTCATCGCCACGGTCAGGCTGACCTTCCTCGACGCGCTCCGCGCGCGCCAACTGGTGCGCCTCTTGACCGAGGTCGAAGCGCTCGACGCGCGCCTGCTCGAGGCTGCGCGGATTCGTCTGAGCGCCGGCGAGATCGGCCAAATCGATCACAATCTGGCGGTCGTCCGGTATGGTCAGAGCCAGCGCGCGCTTATCCAGGGCCAGGAAATTTATCGGCTTCAAAGATCGAGTCTCGGGCGCCTGCTGGGTGGATATGCCGGGCCTGAGCCTGACCCGACCGGTGACTTCAATCCTCCCAAACTGGCAATCGATCTTGAGACGCTGGTGGCAAATGCAAAAAGTAGACGGCCCGACCTGCGCGCGCGGCAACTTGAAGTGGCTCGGCTGAACGCCGAATATGCTCTTAACCAACGCATGAATCTTCCCAATCCGTCCTTCGGCGTTTTTCTTGGACACGAGTTGAACACCGAACGTTTCGTCGGCGGCACGCTCGGCCTTTCGATCCCGCTGTTCAATCGGCGCACGGGAGAAGCGACCGTGATCGAAGCGCGCCGCCGCCAAGCGAGTGCGCGCGAGCGCGCTAAGTATCTGGATATCGAACGCGAAGTCCGCGACGCCTACTACGGTTATCTAGCCGCGTACAGGCAGCTTCAAATCTACCAGCACGACGTGGTGGTTCCGGCGCGGGAAAGCTTCAACCTGCTGGAGCGGGCGTTTAAAGAAGGTAAGATTGATCTGCTGCGGCTGTCGGTCGCGGAACGGCTGACCTTCGAGGCGCGCACCGCCTACCTCGACGCCGGGTTCGGAGTGTGGAGTTCTCAAATCGCGCTCGAACTCGCCACCGGAGCGCCCCTATGA
- a CDS encoding helix-turn-helix domain-containing protein, translating into MAPRERKELWDRVRSRTLPAEDVRRARLILLLAQGMSYLTIRQLLGCNPNYISRWKGRFEAERLAGLYSRHSGRA; encoded by the coding sequence TTGGCCCCGAGGGAGCGCAAGGAACTGTGGGATAGAGTGCGCTCGCGCACCCTGCCAGCCGAGGATGTGCGCCGGGCGCGGCTGATCCTGCTGTTGGCGCAAGGGATGTCCTACCTGACGATTCGCCAGCTGCTCGGTTGCAACCCCAACTATATTAGTCGCTGGAAGGGGCGCTTCGAGGCTGAGCGGCTGGCCGGGCTGTACTCGCGCCATAGTGGACGGGCGG